The genomic region TGGAGGATAGAGGTGACCAAACGTTATTAACAAAAATATTTCAAGAGGACCTAGGAATTACAGATTTTAGAGAGTTGATCCCTATAATATATAATGATTCAAATAATAAAAAATTTATCGCATCTTTATCACAGACTGTTGTGAAGGCGGCTGAAATGGGAGATAGTGTAGCTAATAAAATTTTAATTGATGCTGGGAAGGAATTATCAAATTTGGTTTTCAGTGTAATTCAAAGGGGTTTTGATGGTAAATTCTTTGGAAAAGTTGTTGTTAATGGAAGTATTTTGTTAAAAGTTGATATTGTTAGAGAAGCGTTTACTAATTTAGTTAAAGAAAAGCATGAAGGAATTCAAGTAGTATTTCCACAATATAGTCCAGCCTTAGGTGCAGCTTTGTTGGCAATAAAAATGTAAACAGATTTTGATGGAAGAGGTGAAACTTAGTGAGTGTTTTGGTTAAAATTAGGCAAGGGTTAGAAACCTTTAGTCCGTCAGAACAAAAGTTAGGTAAATTTATATTAGAAAATTCCCAAGAAGTTTTAAATATGCCTATAACAAAATTGGCAGATCAAAGTGGAGTTAGTGAGGCTACAATAGTCAGGTTTTGTAGAACTTTAGAGTTAAAGGGTTATCAAGAACTAAAAATAGCTTTATCTACTGAAATAGCAAAGCCCTTAGAAGAACAACAAATAAGATATGAATATATTGAAAGGAATGATTCGATTGAAAATATAATTCATAAAATTTCTTTGGGAAATTATATAGCTATTCAAGATACGTTGAAAGTTTTAGATCATCAACAAATGGAAGAGGCAATAGAATTGATTCATAAAGCTGAAAAGGTATATATATATGGTGTCGGTGCTTCTTCTGTGGTTGGGTTAGATCTGCAATATAAATTTATGAGGATCAATATTCCTACATTTATGTATTTTGATTCCCATATACAGCTAACATCTGCAGTTCATATTAAAAAGGGTGATGTAGTGATTGGAATTTCAAATTCGGGGAGAACAAAGGAAATTATTGAAGTTTTGGCAATTGCTAAAGAGCAAGGTGCTGACACGATTGTTATTACACAATATGGTGACTCTCCCATTTTAGAAGTTGCTGATGTTAAGCTGTTTACAGCTTCAGTAGAAAACAATTTTAGAAGTGCAGCTATGGCATCTCGCATTGCTCAGTTAAATATTATAGATTGTATATATATTGGCTTAGCATGTAAAAGATATGATGAAGTAATAGGACATTTAAATAAAACAAGGGAACTATTAGAATACAAAAAAAGATAAAAAGGGGGTGGAGTTATTGCTACAAGAAATTAGTAATTTGTTAACAGAACAAGTAAATGAAAATACAAAGGATATAGATAAAAAATCAACCCTCGAAGTTCTAGAGTTGATAAATAGTGAAGATAAAAAAGTTGCTTATGCTGTAGAAGAGCAATTGCCTAAAATAGCTAAAGTTATTGATAAAATAGTTACAATGATTAAAAAAAATGGGAGAATAATTTATGTGGGAGCAGGAACTAGTGGAAGAATTGCAATACTAGATGCAGCTGAATGTCCACCGACATTTGGCACTCCTCCCGAACTGGTTATGGGAATAATAGCAGGAGGAGAAAAGGCTCTAACTCAAGCTATTGAAGGTGTAGAAGACTGTAAGGAAGAAGCAGTAAAACAATTAGAAGAAATAAATTTAAATCCAAAAGATGTTGTTATAGGTTTAGCTGCCAGTGGTAGAACACCTTATGTATTAGGAGCAATAGAATATGCTAAAAGTTTAGGTTGTTATACAGTAGGTATAAGTTGTACCCAAAATTCTCTTTTGAGCAGATTAGCTGATGATGGAATAGAAGTAATAGTTGGACCTGAGGTTGTATCTGGTTCTACAAGATTAAAAGCAGGAACTGCTCAAAAAATGGTTTTGAATATGATTTCGACAACTACAATGATTTTACTAGGTAAAGTCTATGGTAATTTAATGGTAGATGTACAACCAAGTAACTTAAAGTTAAAGGAAAGGGCAAAAAAAATAGTGATGGAATCAACAGGAATTGATTACAAGAAAGCTGAGGAAATTTTAGAATCTGTCAACTTTAATATTAAATTAGCTATAATTATGGTTAAAACTGGTTGTAACAAGGATATTGCTGAAGAATTACTAGAAGAATCAGAAGGATTTATTCATAAAGCATTGTTTATTTATAAAAATAAGAGAAAGGGGGGAAAAAATGAGAGTATTAATGGTATGTTCAGGTGGTATGTCTAGTGCTATAGTTGTAAAAGCCATAGAAAAGGAAGCTAAAGCTCAAGGTATTGAAATGGTTGTTAAAGCAGTAGGAACTGGAGAGTTTGAAGATGAAGCAAAAAATGGTTGGGATGTTTTACTAGTTGCACCACAAGTTAGACATAGAATGCCAGTATTTGAAGGTGTAGCTAAAGAATTAAACTTACCTATAGCTGTAATTTCACCACAAGGGTATAGTCCATTGGGAGGAAAAATAGTTCTAGAGGAAATTAAGAAATTAAAAAAAATGTAAGGGGGAGTTACTTAATGAATGCTTTTTTCACATTTTTGGAGAAAGTCTTGATGCCACCTATGACGAAACTTTCTGAACAAAGACATTTACGGGCAATAAGAGACGGTATTATCTCAACTATACCTTTAATAATTATTGGTAGTTTCTTTTTGATTTTTGCATTTCCACCAATACCTGCTTTGGCAGATATGGTAGCACCTCATATAGGTAAAATATTGTATCCATTTAGATTGACGATGGGTTTAATGGCCCTCTATGCTTCTTACGGAATCGGTTATAGTTTAGCTAAATCCTATAAAATTGACGGTGTTTCTGGTGGAGTGCTAGCGATGACTGCTTTTATACTGACCTCTCTACCAGTGGCTGTTGATGGACATGGTTGGGTATTACCGATAGCTAATTTAGGTGGGGCAGGCATGTTTGTAGCTATAATTATGTCAATATTTGCAGTAGAAATTTTAAGGTTAACAAAAGAGAAAAATTTAATGATAAAAATGCCTGAAGGTGTACCAGATTCAGTAGCCAGATCATTTGAAGCACTGATTCCAGCAGCAATTGTAATTGTTTCAATTTGGATTATTAGACATCTTTTGGATTTTAATATTCAAGCTTTTATTATGGATTTATTTAAACCATTAGTTACAGCTGGGAATACGCTGCCAGGTGTTTTAGTGCCAATATTATTAATCACTTTATTATGGGCAGCGGGAATTCATGGCGTATCTGTAGTTGGTGCAATAGCTAGACCGATTTGGTTAGCTTTATTAGATGCAAATGTTGAGGCAGCGGCAGCTGGTGAAGCATTACCGGCGATTGCTCCAGAGCCTTTCTTCCAATGGTTTGTATGGATAGGAGGTTCTGGTGCTACAATAGGTTTAGTATTTTGGATGATTTTCTCAAAGTCTAAATATCTTAAAAATATAGGAAGAGCTTCTTTGTTACCTGGGATTTGTAACATTAACGAACCAGTAATTTTCGGTGTGCCAATAATGTTAAATCCAATTTTAGCTATCCCCTTTATTGTTGGACCTCTAATTACCGGAACTTTAACCTATTTTGCAATGTATTTTAACTTAATTGCCAGACCTAGTGTTATTCCACCTTGGACACTACCTGCTCCTATTGGTGCTTATTTAGCAACAGGCGGAGATTGGAAGGCAGTAGTTATGGTGTTTATTAATATAGCAATTATGATGGCAATATATTATCCATTCTTTAAAGCTTATGAGAAAAAAATGTTAAAAGAGGAAAAGGTTAATACAGAAGAGGAAACTATAGTTTCTAAAAGTCAAACTGCATAAAAGATAGCACCGAGTAAACTCGGTGCTATCTTTAAAAAGCTGGGAAAGATCCTGTTTTTAAGGATAGTTATTTAACAAGAGGAGGAGTTAAATTGGAGGAAAAAGTAATTTTTGAAATAATTCTTCATGCAGGAAATGCCCGGGCAGAGGCATATGAAGCATTAAAGTGGGCTGAACAAGGTGAGTTTGACAAAAGTAAAGAACATATGAGAAAAAGTGATGTTGAGATTGGTATTGCCCATAAAGCTCAGACAGATATGATACAAAAAGAAGTGGCAGGAGAAAAAATAGATATATCACTTTTATTTGTTCATGCTCAGGATCATCTGATGACTGCAATCGCTGAAAAAACTTTGATAGAAAATCTAGTTAAGATGCATGAGAAGTTTAAAAAATTAGAGGAAAGGTTAGGGGGTAATGATGAATAAATTATTGAAAATAGCAGTTATAGGTGGAGGGAGTAGCTATACACCAGAGATAATAGAAGGTTTTATTAAAAGGGCAAATGAATTACCAGTAAAAGAGATTTGGTTAGTAGATATTAAA from Anaerobranca gottschalkii DSM 13577 harbors:
- a CDS encoding PTS lactose/cellobiose transporter subunit IIA; the encoded protein is MEEKVIFEIILHAGNARAEAYEALKWAEQGEFDKSKEHMRKSDVEIGIAHKAQTDMIQKEVAGEKIDISLLFVHAQDHLMTAIAEKTLIENLVKMHEKFKKLEERLGGNDE
- the murQ gene encoding N-acetylmuramic acid 6-phosphate etherase encodes the protein MLQEISNLLTEQVNENTKDIDKKSTLEVLELINSEDKKVAYAVEEQLPKIAKVIDKIVTMIKKNGRIIYVGAGTSGRIAILDAAECPPTFGTPPELVMGIIAGGEKALTQAIEGVEDCKEEAVKQLEEINLNPKDVVIGLAASGRTPYVLGAIEYAKSLGCYTVGISCTQNSLLSRLADDGIEVIVGPEVVSGSTRLKAGTAQKMVLNMISTTTMILLGKVYGNLMVDVQPSNLKLKERAKKIVMESTGIDYKKAEEILESVNFNIKLAIIMVKTGCNKDIAEELLEESEGFIHKALFIYKNKRKGGKNESINGMFRWYV
- a CDS encoding PTS sugar transporter subunit IIB; translation: MRVLMVCSGGMSSAIVVKAIEKEAKAQGIEMVVKAVGTGEFEDEAKNGWDVLLVAPQVRHRMPVFEGVAKELNLPIAVISPQGYSPLGGKIVLEEIKKLKKM
- a CDS encoding MurR/RpiR family transcriptional regulator, whose amino-acid sequence is MSVLVKIRQGLETFSPSEQKLGKFILENSQEVLNMPITKLADQSGVSEATIVRFCRTLELKGYQELKIALSTEIAKPLEEQQIRYEYIERNDSIENIIHKISLGNYIAIQDTLKVLDHQQMEEAIELIHKAEKVYIYGVGASSVVGLDLQYKFMRINIPTFMYFDSHIQLTSAVHIKKGDVVIGISNSGRTKEIIEVLAIAKEQGADTIVITQYGDSPILEVADVKLFTASVENNFRSAAMASRIAQLNIIDCIYIGLACKRYDEVIGHLNKTRELLEYKKR
- a CDS encoding PTS sugar transporter subunit IIC, translating into MNAFFTFLEKVLMPPMTKLSEQRHLRAIRDGIISTIPLIIIGSFFLIFAFPPIPALADMVAPHIGKILYPFRLTMGLMALYASYGIGYSLAKSYKIDGVSGGVLAMTAFILTSLPVAVDGHGWVLPIANLGGAGMFVAIIMSIFAVEILRLTKEKNLMIKMPEGVPDSVARSFEALIPAAIVIVSIWIIRHLLDFNIQAFIMDLFKPLVTAGNTLPGVLVPILLITLLWAAGIHGVSVVGAIARPIWLALLDANVEAAAAGEALPAIAPEPFFQWFVWIGGSGATIGLVFWMIFSKSKYLKNIGRASLLPGICNINEPVIFGVPIMLNPILAIPFIVGPLITGTLTYFAMYFNLIARPSVIPPWTLPAPIGAYLATGGDWKAVVMVFINIAIMMAIYYPFFKAYEKKMLKEEKVNTEEETIVSKSQTA